The Solanum pennellii chromosome 4, SPENNV200 genomic interval CTTACAAAGCTGAATATGATGGAGAGTTAATTTAAGAAATTCTCTACATCAAGCTTCTGACGATTGGAATTTTACAGTTCTTTTAACTTGCCGTGCCTCTCCGGCTCTCCCCCTTTCCTTATAGCAAGGACAGACTGAAGCTCCCCCAACTTAGCCTCAATGTGAGGCAATTATTTGCTACATTTTAGACTTATAAGTTTCTCCCTTATTTTCCTGATGGACGTTGCTACTAGTCATTCACTCACCATCCTCCCCAATGGGATTccactaggtatgttgttgttgcaaGTTACTACTAGTCTCTtactcaaaatcaaattttgctCATGATGGATCTTACAACCTTTTATTAGCAAAATGTCTAAGGGAGAAACTATAAAGAGACAGTTGGCCACTATGAGAAGTACGTAGTTACTGGTGGAGGTAAGAATTGTTacacataaattgaaacttcACAAAGTTTCCTTCTAAAGGGGACCTCATGTCTCTTGGAGAAATCCATGAACCACATAGCATGTTTAGTCTATCTATCCAAGACAGCCTCCCCTGCTACCAATTGAAACTCATGAACCCAAGACACCATACATAACGCATTAGGTAAGACAAGCTGTAATTCTAAAGACCCCTTAACGAATGTATATCAAAAGGAACTCTAGTAAGCCATGTTATAGCTGAAATCAGACATAAAAGCAACTTTGACGATAATGCCACCAACACTTCCATGTTTCTAACAGTCATACAATTGGAATTTTAACCtagatatttcaaattttgctTTATATTAAGCATCATCTACGCAAAGGTACTCTCAACATGATTATTTCTAGTGTTCAAATTTAAGGCAAAGAATAACTAGCTCCACGTTAAACATATTAAATGCAATAGAACGATAGAATCAGTGTAAAATTTGTTTCTCCTACTCTTCAACCAagcatcaataatatcataattagaGCTTTCACTAACATTTTGTTCTCTCATAACGCTATTCCAATCCGACTATTTAGGAGAAAATATACCAATATTGCTTTCTACAACTTCACTAGCAATGGGAAATAAATTAGTAATGCTTCCCACAAAGAAGAAGTAGATCACTTCAGTTTCATCTCTCCTTGCTTCCTTCCCCCTTCCAAAAACCAAACAGTTTGAGGTTCGTAAAGGGACCAATCTTCtcacaatttttttctcaaaatcttAGATTAGTAACAACCAACAAACTACACATAATATTTGGAGTAACAACACTACAAAAACCACatttaaacaaaagaataactaaaccaaactataaaattttcataatacagaaaaatgttatatatacacaaattacccataaaaattcaagaaaaccaAAACCCATAAAATTTCAACAGTGTATGATTGAGTATACATTATAAAAAATGCACATTACCTTTCATATGTATTGAGGGTCTGTATAGAACGGTTCTTGATTGAATTTAACAGAGACCTGTACACTTGCATTTTGCACAAACTTGACAAAATATGTGAAGTAAACAAAACTGGGTACCTTAGAATTGGAACTTATGGGCAACAAATTGCACTATTCTGTATACTAATATCTTCTTTTCCACTGAATATCAACTGCAAGGGCTATGGGTATCCTGAGAAGAAGGTGATGAACACAACGGCACCGTTTTTGTGACTTTTGCGTCCAGATCCTTTTGGGCGACTTTTCCCACAAGTATAACTTTATTCTCttgcatataattttttattacatATTTCTTCATGTAAATTTTGAGGCGACTTAGTTCCCGTTTTGGATATGGttgctttgatttttaaatatttttttagttttaaaggtatttaaaaattttaagaattaacTTTAATATCTCGATTTTAGGTTTAAAAAGGCCCTAATCTTTTATTTAACTATTAGTTAAGCTTTAACAAGTAACTACTATACTTGGTACATATCTCGTATAATTTGACATGGGCGTGACATTTCACTAACCTAATGTTGCATCTACTTCATGAAATTCTAATGGAAGACATTATGTTGTGAAAATCTCAAGATGGCCATGAGCCAGATAGCTGATACTAGTATAACTCGAATTTCGAAgaaatatatctttaattttgaCATTATGTTGTGAAAATCTAAAGATGGCCATGAGCCAGATAGCTGATACTAGTATAATTTGAATTTCGAAGAAATATCtctttaactttaaattaaaattttaactttaaattaaaatataactgTAATAATTTTAAAGTGTGAGCATAAACAAAACGCTCACACTTCATATTTGCTACATGCTATAATAGACACGTACTTGCTATAATATGTTTGCTAGAAACACACTAGAGTAaggaaaacttacataaatatactatgataaaaaaatatttaccatttatagcaataatatttttttttccatttgatcagctttaattcatttataatacaaatttaatacatattacaaagaataatttattattcacgtataatacaaattttaatgatgaataatacatttatcacacattttaatacacttataatacaatgtgacagttttttaccaaacaaacataatatatttcaaaaaacaattataattcatatatattgcatacataatttacttttaatacatattacatatttaataaagcattgctataaatggtaataaacaaaaagtatcactaaaatcagtaattattttttaaaatgtattaatttatgtaattttttcctAGAGTAATAACACATTAGGCTTGCCCAAAACGAGGCTCGGGCTCAGCTTCAAGATCCTGGATTGGCTTCTCAGTTAAGTGAATAGTCTTCATCTTGTTTATGGCATTAGCAGGATTAAGGCTCTTCGGGCAACATGCTGTGCAATTTTTTATGGTCCTGCACCGGTACAAACGCCCTTGATCCTCTGTTATTGCCTGCAATCTCTCATTTGCAAATTCATCTCgactaaagaaaaaaagaaaattaattatccGAGTGACCATATTATTGGTATTTATTCGACTGGTGTTTTGAAATTAACCTGTCCGAGATCCATCGATAGGCATGGAGCAAGGCTGCAGGTCCAAGGAACTCCTCGGGATTCCACCAGTAAGAAGGACAAGAAGTACTGCAACAAGCACATAATATGCATTCGTATAAACCATCAAGCTTCTTCCTATCCTCTGGTGTTTGCCTGTATTCTCTCCCGTCTGGGGGCGGTTTTCGTGTCTTCAACCATGGCTCTATAGACCTGCAAATCCTCAAAACACCCACAACATTCAGTTTTTGCACCATGCTCCAATGTATAATTGTCGATGAGAGGTCTAATCTATCACAGAGTTCAACTGATCGATGAACTATTCATTGATTCGGTGCAACTATACACGCACACACCAAAAACACTTGTATAGGCATAATAAGATCATCCATTCGAGACCTATTCTGCTAATTACTCTAGATTGCGGATTCACATCTATTGATAATGTTAGATTATAAAATATAGGTATAATGAACTTGAAACAGATCTAGTTAACGCCAATTATTAATTGAGATTCAACCATAAATTGTTGCAAGTATTTGTACATATAACAACATACAAATATTCTCCATCCGTCCTGATTTTGTAGCATATTTTCCTTTCTAATTTgtccaaaaagaaaattacattCTTCATAATTAGAAacaacttaatttaaaaatttaccttttatctttcataaaaaattttatcGCCATAAAAATGTCTTTAGGCTTGTTTCATACCACAATTTCATAAGTCttagtttctttctttcttgaacATCGTGTACCTAATCAAACAGTGCAACactaattaaaacaaaataagtgTTACTCctccgtttcacaaagaatgacctgATTTGATTTGTCAGGGCGTTTAAAAGTACAAAGAAGATCTTCAAATCTAGTAGTCCTAAATAAAAGTCAAGTCAAATGTACaaattgtcctttaatcttgtggtcttaaacatctCACGCGAAAAacagaaattaaaatgttattaaaaaaagggaagaggtcattcttttttaaagagACCAAAaaaaggtcattcttttttaaatggaagAAATACTATAGTAGTGacttcaataatataataaagtgATAACTAAACATCAATGTGAAACATGTCTACACCGGACATATAATCTAAACATCAATGTGAAACATGTCTACACCGGACATATAATCGGAATTAAATAACTTGATGAAATGAGAAAAGGAGAGGGAAGTTACTTGTACTGCTGGTAGAAATTAGTGAGATCAACCACCAAATCTTTGATAACAAACATGTGAGGGAGAGGAGTGATGGTAGTTGGCTTGCTAGTGTCTGTATCTATAGGCTTGAGACATGCGACGGTGTTAACACCATTTATGTTCATTGAGCATGATCCGCATATTCCTTCTCTACATGACCTTCTGTAACTCAAACTCGAATCTTCCTCCCCCTTTATCTTTTGCAATGCATCCAGAACctacaaaacaaatatttacTAAATTCAGTGCGTCTAATGAACTTTTAATTAATAGCACGCTTATAATAGTTACTATAGATATAAGACACTGTTAGGCTCGAAGAAAATTCTGTTTCCCCTAAAATTTACAGGGAAGAGAAAAATGTTACAATGCACACCCTAAAAAGGGGACTTCCTTGAGTTtggaaaaaatttaacttaaagTTAAGCTAACACATTAATGTTATGATGTGTGTCTTGAACTAAATCATTCCTTCTTTTCTTAATCTCCATATCTAAAGTCAAAATAGGTTCAAAATTCAGCATAGATAAAAtacaaagtaattttttttctcatttgtcGAAGAATTTGAGAACCAATTCCACCCAATACTCATAAAATTAGTCAAATGCGCATGAGGACTATCATTCAATTATCTTCAAACTAAattgaattgtattattttcAATCAACTCTTGTTCTTCTTAATTTGTAGTTATAAGAAAATGTTCAAGAGATTCTAATTGAGGGAAGAAAAGACTCGAACAATAAAAACAACGACgacaataacatattcagtaGAATTCCAATATCTGTAGGATAGTGTGTCGACAGACGGTTTCCAATAGACAATCACCTCTAATGAGAATAATTAGAAAACGTAGCAACTAACaagaaaagtagtgcaaaatcaGAAAAACAAAGTAGTGTAATAATCACTTATTAATTTGAGAAACACATAATAGTGGTATATCTAACGcacttttattttcaaaaacctTGAAACAGTTGACATATCAAATATTTCCACAATAAACAAATGAAGACaaatatcaaaaacaaaaactacAATATAATACTAACTAGTATTAGAACGTACAAACACCAGCAACCCTAAACCCTTGAAAAGCAAAGACAAAACACCACTGCATACTAACAAAAGTACCaacttaattaacaaaaattaattaggaTAGCAATGAAAAATCACATACCATGGGGCCACAGGaaggaagatgaagaaagaaGGATTGAAGAAAAGGTTTTTGGTTAGGTTTATGAGGGTTCCACCTATAAATCCTAAATTCCTTCATCTTCTTATCtttatcacttaatttcttgagAATTTCAACAGCTTCTTTTCCATGTTGTTGTGCAATTGGGTGCCCTTCAAGTATAGGGAACCTAGAGTACTCCCTCTTTCTCAAATGCCTCAATTTCTTTACCACTTCTTTTAGTATTAAGTTTCTTGACATTTTCTCTTGTTTTCTTTGAATGAAGACCCCCAGAAAAATATGCAAACTAAAACACTTCTACgtgttttttctttatataagaGAGAGCTTACTTTGTATTGCATGCAAGTGAATGGATTAATGAGAGACACCTGGTTACACGTGTCAACTACCTTGACGATCATATTCGAAGTTACTCCCATTACTCCGTCTACTTTTTAGTTATTATCATGTTGTCAAAAGTCaataaattccaaaa includes:
- the LOC107017406 gene encoding succinate dehydrogenase [ubiquinone] iron-sulfur subunit 3, mitochondrial-like, producing MSRNLILKEVVKKLRHLRKREYSRFPILEGHPIAQQHGKEAVEILKKLSDKDKKMKEFRIYRWNPHKPNQKPFLQSFFLHLPSCGPMVLDALQKIKGEEDSSLSYRRSCREGICGSCSMNINGVNTVACLKPIDTDTSKPTTITPLPHMFVIKDLVVDLTNFYQQYKSIEPWLKTRKPPPDGREYRQTPEDRKKLDGLYECILCACCSTSCPSYWWNPEEFLGPAALLHAYRWISDSRDEFANERLQAITEDQGRLYRCRTIKNCTACCPKSLNPANAINKMKTIHLTEKPIQDLEAEPEPRFGQA